Genomic DNA from Nicotiana tabacum cultivar K326 chromosome 21, ASM71507v2, whole genome shotgun sequence:
aacaagtattattgattcatgatgagatcgggttgcacgccgcaacatgtattattgatttatgccatgattgggtTATTATAGCACTCTGGATctgcccttccggagtctgcacacccacagtgagtgcaattgttattgatttttgaggctggatctgccctgggcTGGATCTGCCTTGTACAATGCCGAGTGCTAGAGCCGAGAGTGAGTGCCGAGTGattaggaggactgagtgaatgtgaggaatgagtgaccgtgaggactgagtgactaagagaactgagtgaattgatactctgagagtatacaTATGGATTTACCACTGtgttgcattgcatttgacatgcacaccTGACATgcaggcataaagatgcattttcctcatgttgtacggtattacGTCATTCATGACctctcatacacattgacatgtaggcacagagatgtactttcctcatgccatctaaTAATGATACATTTACCTGTTAAAAGTtgtgggaaaaatcacagtttttcaaacttactcatattttggtgatttcagtaaAATATTTGGGTTTTACTATTATACGTGAAAAGTATGACTATTGTTCCGCAACTGTGAACTAGTTGAACATAATATCTGTGGGTTATTTCTTGtatcacttttattatattgttatgagttgttgttggctattggtattgaactctgacctttgtcccagcttgtcactactttcaacctaaggttaggtttgttacttattgagtacatagggtccgTTGTattcatattacacttctgcaccttgcgtgcagatgttgaatgctgatgttgttgtgcacGGATGGAGCTAGAtatgaagatgtacatgcgttccggtcatagctgactcttgatcttggtagctttagaattttaatatatttatgtatatttcaaacagatgatgtattttatttcatactagctttgtaaattataaatcttagaagctcgtgatttgtactaccagtccttggaaaatgtacaaaggttcagttattttatcattcatttgtctcaataaatctcattaaattggatagttgttaattagcttacctagcgggttgggttaggtgtcatcacgactagttggatttttggtCATGACATACTAATACAGTAAAAAATTCACATATAACATATTAACTCATAGTACTTCTCAAGTAAGGAATATAATCTTATCAAATGAAAAGAAACTTGACTTCCATACAAGTGCCTTTTGAAATATTCAACGCAtattataatttattttcttttggtaTCTTCCATATTTAAATACCAAAGTTAAAAATCTTAAATATAAAAGCAACTTTAACTTCTACACAAAACATCTCAAATTAGTAGAAAATGTGTCATAATTCAATGATGTCTTCACCCAAATGAATAAGAGACCCGACAAAATAGCTTTTCGGAGCCAAAAATATgagttatatttttttcttttactcaAATACAAATTTTCACCACAAAAAATCTCAAATTTATAAGGCTTCATTATAATTTTTCTCACATTTGTTCTTCTTAGGATCATGCTATATAACTCTGAAAATATACCTAGACTCCCACACTAAAAGAATTATTCAATTAGGGAATAACCTTTCCACGATTCATAAAGAGTTTTACTAGTTTCTCATACGAAAATCCATTAATTCTAGCTAATGCAAATTAATTCTCTTGATTGATTTTTCTTCAAATGAAACCAAATGAAACATTTGAAAATCCAATGGCACAATAAATTAATACTCTTGATTGATTTTTCTTCAAATGAAACAAAATGAAACATTTGAAAATCCAATGGCACAATAAATTAATACTCTTGATTGATTTTTCTTCAAATGAAACATTTGAAAATCCAATGGCACAATAAATTAATACTCTTGATTGTTTTTTCTTCTATGTGATAAGTTTTTATAATATCTCAAGCTTAAGACTCAaaagatataatgatataatcTTAATAAATCTTAATTTACTTTTGATTTGGAGTATAAATTTATGTATAACAATCTATTAAAATgcaataaataatatatatgaatCCATAACtctaaggggttgtttggtatgATAGATAAGCAAAAATAATTTTGGGATAAAAATATAGTACCGCCTTATCTCTTGTTTGGTTACTAATTTTGGCATAAGTTATTCCAGGATTAAAAATAGTACCGAGATAACTTATACCTGTCGGAGGGTGAAATAAAAATCTTAGGATAAGTTATCTCAagataaagcagtaaaattgTCACTCCCAggattaatacaacataccaaacaatcaaTAAAAAGTAATACCAAAATAACTAATTTCAGCATAAAAAGTCTTAGTATAACTAATTCCGGCATAActtgtcttcaaaccaaacgacccctaagataATGAGTTCAATtctaataaactttaaaatttgaACTCATAAAACTTAAATTCTGGATAATCTACCTCTGCTTACTTTAACACAGCTTTTCATATTTGCATCACCTTTTGGATATAGTACGTATTATTTAtcgataataaaatattattcgCTTATCAATGTTTTTTTGGGTGTAACATAGCCACTGTTTCAAGTTCACGAAAATTTGTTGGAATACACAATTTGAAGCTGCAAATCTTAATTTGAGAATTATTTCCTAATGGTTTTCACTCACAAACACATCTAACCTTTTATCAAATGAAATGCTATATGTTTAAAAAGCATACGACTCTAGACTTTTTTCAACAATTCAAATACTCGTTTCAttaacctcaatcaaatatatgCTGTCCAAAAGGAAACGACAACTAAATGCTAGAACCTTCCATCTTTAAAAAATTAATGAGATATATAGGCCTAAATTCAATCAAGAAGTGATCTGTCGATCTCAAGCTAGTAGTGGAGGGACACTTTTTCCAAAAACCTTTGCTATAAAAGGAGGGAATTTGTAAGCGGAAAATCAAGAGTGTGAAAATAAAGAGTTTCAATAACTTTATATCTCTGGGGTCTTTTCTTTTCGACTGTTGACACTAATTAGTCGGGAAAGAAATGGTTAGTAGAATTAGTTAATACTATTATTACATTATCTACGTGTTTCCTGTCTTAATATTCTCTTCATCTCACCAATTACTTTGTTTCAGATGAGTTGGACTGTCTCAGATGCTGTGGACTACAAGGGGTCCCCAGCTGATAAGTCTAAAACTGGTGGTTGGGTACCTGCTGCTCTTATCTTAGGTTTGGActgtattattattttatattttgaaaccATTTGGCTTTAATAAGTTGGTATAGCGATACAACTTGGAAGTCATATAAAAGTGTTTACTCTTTAagtttttaagattttaaaagtctttatttatttttttaaatttcgtgcCGAGTCAATTTTATTGGAGTTTTTAACTCGATCTCAGTGTTTCCTCGTGCTTTATAAGATAGTGATTGAGAAACTTAGCATGCATTTTTTGAATTCATTTTCATATGGTTATGCTTATTATGGTAAGTAATGGAAATTAAGAGTTAAGTTGCTTCTGTAACTAAACATTAAAGGCAATGACAAGTGATGTTAATAATTAAAGATATACTATTAACTAATGAAAAAGTGATTGATCTTCGTTGGTAAATGAAATTTTGCAGGGATTGAAATTGTTGAAAGGTTGTCGACAATGGGAATAGCAGTAAATCTGGTGACATACTTAGGTGGAACTATGCATTTGCCTAGTTCAACTTCAGCCAATATTGTAACAGATTTCATGGGCACATCATTCCTCCTCTGCCTCCTCGGCGGCTTTCTTGCTGACTCTTTCCTTGGCAGATACAAAACCATTGCAATCTTTGCTCTTATACAGACACTGGTAATTAAACTAATAATCATGAGGCCGTCAATATTAATAATGTTTTCAACTTTATAttaataaaaacataaaattcTACTCAGGGAACTGGGATGTTAACACTGGCCGTTAGCCTACCGCAGCTGCGGCCACCTCCTTGCCATCGTCATGATGTCAGTTGTCAACCAGCAAAAGGTTCTCAAATGGGAATCCTATACATGGCCTTGTATCTCATAGCATTAGGTACTGGTGGCTTAAAATCAAGTGTCTCGGGATTTGGAACAGACCAGTTCGATGAGAAAGACGACAAGGAAAAGGCGCAAATGGCGTATTTCTTCAAcagattcttcttcttcatcagcATAGGGACTTTGACAGCAGTAACCGTGCTTGTTTACATCCAAGATGAAGTCGGACGGAGCTGGGCTTATGGTGTTTGCTCTGTATCCATGCTCATTGCCATCCTAATCTTCCTTCTAGGTACTAAAAAGTACCGATACAAGAAAAGCTCGGGAAGTCCTATAGTACACATTTTTCAAGTCATTTTTGCTGCTATAAGGAAAAGGAAAATGGATCTTCCATATGATGTTGGCATGCTCTATGAGACTACTAATTCAGAGGCTACAAGAATCCAACACACACAAGAATTTAGGTTAGTTTTCTTTTTATATCAAAATTATGTTCGGCTAAACTTACTCGAAGATActcttaacatggtgtgatattgtcTGCTTTGGGCCAAATTCGTACGGTTTTTCCCAAAAGGTCTCACACCATTATGAGAACCATATTATCTTCTCAGCTACTAATATGGGACTACGTTCACACACCTAACAAATTCAAATATTGGACTCTTTAACTAACGATGTTTACTAATTTGGTTGTAGAGTACTGGACAAGGCTGCAATTGTAGCTGAGGGAGATTTTGAGGACCAATATGGATCATGCTCTGATCCAAATCCATGGAAGCTTAGCACAGTGACAAGAGTTGAGGAAGTGAAAATGATGGCAAGGCTGCTCCCAATTTGGGCCACCACTATAATTTTCTGGACCACCTACGCACAAATGATTACATTTTCTGTTGAACAAGCTTCCACCATGGAAAGATCAATTGGCAATTTCCAAATTCCAGCAGGGTCTCTCACTGTCTTCTTTGTTGCGGCCATCTTGATCACCTTGGCTGTTTATGACCGAATTATTAtgccactttggaagaaatggaaGGGAAAACCAGGTATAACTTTTatgccttttaaatattttgaattgttaagtATTGTAACTAATGATGTACTTTCCAAATATGAATTTTATTTCGCAAAATTTAAAGATTCTATGTTTGAATTCGCGTCAAAATTAAGAAGTTTGACTCTCAAAATCCGAACTGCATCACATAAATTCGGGCAGAGGGAGGGAGTATATCTGAGTGGAGAATTAAGCTGAAGGTGCTTCATCAACCCTAAACATGCATGGTTAATTTTGCAGGTTTTAGCAGCCTACAAAGAATTTCCATTGGGCTTGTATTTTCCATAATAGGAATGGCAGCAGCTGCCTTAGCGGAGAAGAAAAGATTGACAGTTGCAAAATCCATGGGGCGCCACAACTCTTCAACTAATTTGCCAATTAGTGTATTCTTCTTGATCCCACAATTCTTCTTGGTAGGAGCAGGGGAAGCCTTCATATAC
This window encodes:
- the LOC107784379 gene encoding protein NRT1/ PTR FAMILY 6.2, which encodes MMSWTVSDAVDYKGSPADKSKTGGWVPAALILGIEIVERLSTMGIAVNLVTYLGGTMHLPSSTSANIVTDFMGTSFLLCLLGGFLADSFLGRYKTIAIFALIQTLGTGMLTLAVSLPQLRPPPCHRHDVSCQPAKGSQMGILYMALYLIALGTGGLKSSVSGFGTDQFDEKDDKEKAQMAYFFNRFFFFISIGTLTAVTVLVYIQDEVGRSWAYGVCSVSMLIAILIFLLGTKKYRYKKSSGSPIVHIFQVIFAAIRKRKMDLPYDVGMLYETTNSEATRIQHTQEFRVLDKAAIVAEGDFEDQYGSCSDPNPWKLSTVTRVEEVKMMARLLPIWATTIIFWTTYAQMITFSVEQASTMERSIGNFQIPAGSLTVFFVAAILITLAVYDRIIMPLWKKWKGKPGFSSLQRISIGLVFSIIGMAAAALAEKKRLTVAKSMGRHNSSTNLPISVFFLIPQFFLVGAGEAFIYTGQLDFFITQSPKGMKTMSTGLFLTTLSLGFFISSFLVSVIKKVTGGNGTDEGWLADNINNGRLDLFYWLLAVLGVINIVIYLICATWYKPRKPKSAIQMENPHTKNAAEEKC